A segment of the Sphingomonas kaistensis genome:
AGCGCCCTTGGCGTCGCGGGCCTCACACCCGGTCACAAGGCGATACCATCGCCTCGTAAGGCTCAGGCTGAGACCACGAGGCACATGCAAAAGGATGTGAGTATGGCTGCCCTTGCCGTCCCCATTCTCCCGCACCCAGGTGTAGGAAGTGCCACCATGTTTGCGGAGCCAATCACTGACCAGCTTCAGAATCCGGCCGGTAGCGCTTGCTGCCTCAGCATCAGTCAGTCCCGCCTTTTCCCAGTGGACCGTGAGATGACGATTGAAAGGCCGGCCAATCGTTATGGCTCGCTGTGCCGCCTCGACTACCTTGACTGCCTTCTCAAGGCTGATCCTGTCGCTCTGTCTGCTGGCGCTGTTGCGAGCACCCCCCCAAGTGTTCGGCCGGGATGCAGGTGGGTAAGGACCGCTACTCTCATATAGATTAGCAGCGTCCGTGCCAGAGAGGCAGAAAACGCTGTTTTCTCGCTGTATCATCAACGTCACGGGGGACCTCCCGTCGCAAGTTTCAAGATTGCTGACGATGAAAGGGGAGCGACACTCCATCCGCTCCCCTCTTAGGACTACTCGCGGCTATGCGCCGAAGCGCTATTACCTCGTGTCCAAGGCCTCAATCTGTGACCCTTCGCTAGGAAGGCGCGGGCGTTTGCCAGCCGCTCATCAAATGGCTTATGAGGTCGCGTCGGCTTACCAGAGACGACAACCTTAGCCCTTCGCGCGGTTGCACTCGTGCGGAGGGCTTTTCTCTTGCGGCGAGCCATTACTAAGCTGCCTCGCCACGGGCCAGAAGGCGGACACTATCCAACCGGATCAACCTGCGCCGGCCGATGGTCACGGACTCCAGCCGGCCTTCAGTGAGAAGTTCGTATATCTTTGACCTTCCCAGGCCGAGCATCGTTCCGGCATCCGGGATAGAGACAAGTAGTCGTTCCACATTCGCTCTCCACATCATGGTTCGAACGATGGCAACTGACCACGAATGAAAGCGGAACAAAACGGAAACCTGTGCCGCTGAGCGTTCCGGAAAGCTTATCCGCTAAGCGATCCTGGTAGGGGGCTCGTCACGCAAAGCCTGTTGGTAGCTCTCACCATCATATTCCAAGGCAGATTTCCAATCGCCCAGTAGAGCGTATCCCGGCTGATTTCCCTTTGCGGCTTGCTCTAACGACCATTTTACCAAGCTTGGCCCTAGGATCTGAACGCACGACGCTCGCCATTTTCTGATGGCATCCCAGTCGGTCTTGAAAGCGGCTGCAACTGCCATGTGGGAGTGAAGTGCTGAAAGTGATTGCTCGCTTCGCAGCCACTTTTCCCATGCCAGCGCTTTCAGCCTGAGCTTTGCAAGCTTGCCCCTGTTGTGCCTTTGACTCGGCTTCAACGGTGGCGCTCTGAAAACTTCGCCAACTTCCCCGTAAGAAAGATTCTCCAACTCCTCCAAGACACGAAGCAGCGGGAAATCACTCCGGCCGAACAAGCCGGCACGACCGTCTATCAACTTGCTCACGCGATGCAGCCGTAGCCAGAGCGCTCGACGAATGCCTTCCGGCTCTTCGGTAGCGGGTGGTAATGATTGCGTTCGCGCGCTTCCCAGCGCGTCCACGGCTAAATTTACAGCTGCATCGAACGCCAACCGTGCTCCTTGATCGGCCATCGCCCGCAGAAGCACCTTACCGGGGTCGCCAGGGCCAGGTAGCAGGTCGCTGAGGGTAGAAGGTTCAGCTCGCCAACTATCCAGATTCTCGCGCTGGTCCAAAATGCGATCCAGCAGCTCGTGTAGCCGCCTTCTTTCGTCATCGCTGACTAAGCCAATAACGTCTGGTTGGTCGTCGCTTCGCCGAGCTATGCGGACAAAAGGGTTCCGCTCCCTCACTTGACGTGCGCCAGCCGCACCACACTGGCGCCAGTACCGCTGCAGTATGCAGACCAAGCGTCCATGAGGCCGCGCCGCTTATCGAGCAAGTTGCCGCGCCGGTAAGCCGCTTCGACCTTATTCGGGATGGCATGAGCGAGAGCA
Coding sequences within it:
- a CDS encoding helix-turn-helix domain-containing protein; protein product: MMWRANVERLLVSIPDAGTMLGLGRSKIYELLTEGRLESVTIGRRRLIRLDSVRLLARGEAA